From a region of the Roseivirga sp. 4D4 genome:
- a CDS encoding fasciclin domain-containing protein encodes MKTQKIFRSLAATLFAMLLTVSVAKAQSKDIVELAVGADNLKTLVAAVKAGGLVETLQGDGPFTVFAPTDEAFAALPAGTLEMLLKPENKDKLVAILTYHVVAGKVMSTDLSNGQKAKTVQGQNVSVSISGSTVKISGAKVVAADVKAKNGVVHIIDKVILPPNM; translated from the coding sequence ATGAAAACTCAGAAAATTTTTAGATCATTAGCTGCAACGCTTTTCGCAATGTTACTAACCGTATCTGTTGCTAAAGCACAGTCAAAAGACATCGTAGAATTAGCAGTTGGTGCTGATAACTTGAAAACATTAGTGGCAGCCGTAAAAGCTGGAGGCTTAGTAGAAACTTTACAGGGAGATGGACCTTTCACTGTATTTGCTCCAACTGATGAGGCGTTTGCTGCACTACCTGCAGGAACTTTAGAAATGCTTTTGAAGCCTGAGAATAAAGACAAATTAGTTGCTATTCTTACTTACCATGTAGTTGCTGGTAAAGTAATGTCTACGGATTTATCTAATGGACAAAAGGCAAAAACAGTTCAAGGACAAAATGTATCTGTTTCTATTAGCGGTAGTACCGTTAAGATTAGTGGAGCGAAAGTTGTCGCTGCAGATGTTAAAGCAAAAAATGGTGTTGTTCACATTATTGACAAGGTGATTTTACCACCTAACATGTAA
- a CDS encoding FtsX-like permease family protein: MLKWICKEEYIEEIIGDLYEYNDELRERPVWQKKLFFWFQVFNFIKPWSVKNFKGNQHLTQTAMFKNFITSAFRSIKRQKTFSFINIMGLAIGISVSLMLFLFIQNELQYDKFHENKEDIFRVISRYTTTSGNTNSSAITFGSVVPEMIKSIPEVPYATRIYNYGATEIISNQTKYKDRSMYFSDHDFFKIFSFEPLYGKSIDQEAFENNGVVISTTLSKTLFGDTSPIGEVIKILEHDYSIISVVEVPKKSHLQFDLLVSLSGFPDLDTWAYKSGLDFHSYGMYASDVNRATVDAKIEKLYNDQMNQRFADFISMSDNYVQPFEDVYLNSQGISSNIRSGSKQTMYVLAGIDILILLIAIINYINLTTAQYERRIKEIGVRKVIGADRNSLIIQFLGESTILTFIAFVIALGITQLLVEPFGQMMQIPAEVTYWSEPEVMLGMFVSTFVLGIISGIYPALFVSKFKPSRILKRDFSNVKTNMKGSKILVTFQFAIAIILVINFTFINKQISYVKNIDLGFSKDQILVVNNLSSKIKASYDAIESEVLTSPSVIEMTSSQSALGRGSSGQTAHLATESPNTAQPIGELRTGYNFIKTYDIEILEGRDFSRDLTTDKNAFLINESGKRLLFSGNESPIGKSIVVAGRKGPVIGVVKDFNYSHLKRQISPVVLSLGSPYNLALSIKISTSGIPQTIEHIETSLQKVDPDYEIGYYFLDDYFNDMFEAEERNASLISYSSILTILISLVGLVALIGHGLTKRMKEVAIRKVLGAKVKQILWNLTIEYCWIIIIANILAIPLSIIAINEWLPSFAYRIDPVDYWSVFVLIAVLSFTLALMLIFVQVYKRSRMNPVEVLAND; encoded by the coding sequence ATGCTCAAGTGGATCTGTAAAGAAGAATATATAGAAGAGATCATTGGTGATCTCTATGAATACAATGATGAATTGAGAGAAAGGCCAGTTTGGCAGAAAAAGCTGTTCTTCTGGTTTCAGGTATTCAATTTCATAAAACCATGGTCAGTCAAAAACTTCAAAGGAAATCAACATCTAACACAAACAGCAATGTTCAAAAACTTCATCACTTCAGCCTTCAGGTCAATCAAAAGGCAAAAAACATTCTCGTTTATTAATATAATGGGATTAGCGATCGGCATATCCGTATCTCTTATGCTCTTCCTTTTTATACAAAATGAACTCCAATACGATAAATTCCATGAAAACAAAGAGGATATCTTCAGAGTAATCTCGCGTTACACGACCACCAGTGGGAACACAAACAGCTCGGCAATTACTTTCGGGTCAGTGGTTCCAGAGATGATCAAGTCTATTCCGGAAGTGCCGTATGCCACGAGAATTTACAATTATGGTGCGACTGAAATCATCTCAAACCAGACCAAGTATAAGGATCGTTCCATGTACTTTTCTGACCATGATTTCTTTAAAATATTCTCCTTTGAACCGCTCTATGGTAAAAGTATTGATCAAGAAGCCTTTGAAAACAATGGCGTAGTCATAAGCACCACGCTGTCCAAAACACTCTTTGGAGACACATCCCCGATTGGAGAGGTTATCAAAATCCTTGAGCACGACTACAGTATTATATCTGTGGTTGAGGTACCGAAAAAATCTCACCTCCAGTTCGACCTTCTCGTTTCACTCAGTGGCTTTCCAGACCTTGACACCTGGGCTTATAAAAGTGGTTTAGACTTTCACAGCTATGGCATGTACGCGAGTGATGTGAATCGCGCTACAGTGGATGCCAAAATTGAGAAACTATACAATGATCAAATGAATCAAAGATTTGCAGATTTCATTTCAATGTCAGACAACTATGTCCAACCCTTTGAAGATGTCTACCTTAATTCTCAGGGTATTTCTAGCAACATCAGGAGTGGAAGTAAGCAGACCATGTATGTCTTGGCAGGAATTGACATACTCATATTGCTCATTGCTATCATCAATTATATCAACCTTACTACCGCACAATATGAAAGAAGGATAAAGGAAATAGGAGTTAGAAAAGTCATAGGAGCGGACAGGAACAGCCTGATTATCCAATTTCTGGGAGAGTCTACCATACTCACCTTTATAGCCTTTGTCATTGCACTTGGCATAACCCAATTGTTAGTAGAACCCTTCGGTCAAATGATGCAGATACCTGCTGAAGTAACCTATTGGTCTGAGCCCGAGGTCATGCTAGGCATGTTCGTATCAACCTTTGTATTGGGCATTATTTCTGGTATTTATCCAGCATTGTTCGTTTCAAAATTCAAGCCTTCCAGAATTCTCAAAAGAGATTTCTCGAATGTCAAAACAAACATGAAGGGTAGTAAGATCCTTGTGACTTTTCAGTTCGCAATAGCCATCATACTTGTAATCAACTTCACTTTCATCAATAAGCAGATCTCTTATGTCAAAAATATAGACCTTGGTTTTTCAAAGGACCAGATTCTGGTTGTAAACAATCTTAGCAGCAAAATCAAAGCTTCTTATGATGCCATTGAATCGGAGGTGCTTACCTCTCCCAGCGTTATAGAGATGACTTCTTCTCAGTCTGCCTTGGGAAGAGGATCAAGTGGTCAAACGGCTCATTTAGCAACTGAAAGTCCTAATACAGCTCAGCCCATTGGAGAGCTAAGAACTGGCTACAACTTCATTAAAACCTATGACATAGAAATCCTTGAGGGAAGAGATTTTTCAAGAGATCTTACAACCGACAAAAACGCATTTCTGATCAATGAATCTGGAAAAAGACTACTCTTCTCAGGCAATGAAAGTCCGATCGGTAAATCGATTGTTGTAGCAGGACGGAAGGGCCCAGTCATTGGTGTAGTGAAAGACTTCAACTATTCACATTTAAAAAGACAAATCTCTCCCGTTGTGCTAAGCCTGGGAAGCCCATATAATCTTGCACTATCCATTAAGATTAGTACCTCAGGCATTCCACAAACAATTGAGCATATTGAAACATCACTTCAAAAAGTTGATCCTGATTATGAAATCGGGTATTACTTCCTTGACGACTATTTCAACGATATGTTTGAAGCTGAAGAACGAAACGCTTCACTTATCTCCTACTCAAGCATCTTAACCATCTTGATTTCACTAGTGGGTTTAGTCGCTCTCATTGGACACGGCCTAACCAAGAGAATGAAAGAGGTTGCGATTAGAAAGGTACTTGGTGCTAAAGTGAAGCAAATCCTTTGGAACCTGACTATAGAGTATTGCTGGATCATTATCATCGCTAACATACTGGCCATTCCTCTTTCTATAATTGCTATAAATGAGTGGCTACCGTCTTTTGCTTATAGAATTGATCCTGTGGATTATTGGAGTGTATTTGTTCTTATTGCGGTCTTGTCATTCACCCTTGCCTTGATGCTCATCTTCGTTCAAGTCTATAAACGCTCAAGAATGAACCCTGTGGAAGTACTTGCAAACGATTAG
- a CDS encoding PadR family transcriptional regulator, with amino-acid sequence MVKEYLGELEELILLLIITLKDDAYGLSIRRSLKDQANRTMTIGSVHGTLNRLEKKGLAISHYSDATEVRGGRSKRIFAVTAIGKRALEKSRDIKVNLWKQIPELTIS; translated from the coding sequence ATGGTAAAAGAATATCTCGGAGAGCTTGAAGAGCTAATACTTCTATTGATTATAACCTTGAAAGATGATGCCTATGGTCTCTCAATTAGACGGTCGTTGAAAGACCAAGCCAATAGGACGATGACCATTGGCTCTGTACACGGAACCCTCAATCGCCTAGAAAAAAAGGGTTTAGCCATCTCACACTACAGCGATGCGACAGAAGTTCGAGGCGGAAGAAGCAAGAGAATTTTCGCTGTTACAGCCATTGGCAAAAGAGCACTAGAAAAGAGCAGGGATATCAAAGTAAATCTCTGGAAGCAAATCCCTGAATTGACAATAAGTTGA
- a CDS encoding hydroxymethylglutaryl-CoA lyase — translation MKIIECPRDAMQGLHEFIPTEKKALYINQLLKVGFDTIDFGSFVSPKAIPQLRDTAEVLDKLNLSETSTKLLAIVANVRGAEQAIQFEEIDYLGFPLSISEQFQLRNTNKSIDEALATVADIQNLCEKHGKTLVTYISMGFGNPYGEPFNEEIIADFVEKLNVLGVQIISLSDTIGVAAPDVIESVFATSISTYPDIEFGAHFHSTPEKTKEKLESAYLAGCRRFDTAIKGFGGCPMAKDDLTGNIATERLLDYLNTVGQETGLNKNAFDQAMVMSLDVFPVN, via the coding sequence ATGAAAATAATAGAGTGTCCAAGAGATGCTATGCAGGGATTGCATGAATTTATTCCAACTGAGAAAAAGGCGCTATATATCAATCAACTTTTGAAGGTGGGCTTTGATACAATCGACTTTGGAAGCTTTGTTTCGCCAAAGGCCATACCTCAGCTCAGAGATACGGCCGAGGTATTAGACAAACTCAATCTTTCTGAGACTTCGACAAAGCTTCTTGCTATAGTCGCGAATGTTAGAGGGGCTGAACAAGCTATTCAATTTGAGGAAATAGACTACTTGGGTTTTCCGCTGTCAATCTCAGAGCAGTTTCAGCTGCGAAATACCAATAAGTCGATCGATGAGGCACTGGCTACGGTAGCTGATATTCAAAATCTTTGTGAGAAGCATGGGAAGACGCTGGTAACTTATATTTCAATGGGTTTTGGAAACCCGTATGGTGAGCCTTTTAATGAAGAAATTATTGCCGATTTTGTTGAAAAACTCAATGTCTTGGGAGTCCAAATTATCAGTTTATCAGATACCATAGGTGTGGCTGCACCGGATGTAATAGAAAGTGTGTTTGCTACGAGTATTTCGACATACCCAGATATTGAATTTGGTGCCCATTTTCATTCAACACCAGAAAAGACCAAAGAAAAACTTGAATCGGCCTATCTGGCGGGGTGCAGACGATTCGATACGGCAATCAAAGGGTTCGGAGGCTGTCCAATGGCAAAGGATGATCTTACCGGAAATATTGCAACGGAGCGACTCCTTGACTATTTGAATACTGTTGGTCAGGAAACTGGACTGAACAAGAATGCGTTTGATCAGGCTATGGTAATGAGTTTAGATGTTTTCCCTGTAAACTAA
- a CDS encoding serine hydrolase domain-containing protein, translated as MSVRCSLWLSMLFIAIQVQGQDDPVFITQKQVVRGINRAGDGLRSGRPDVFEIDAKKLNDGIDRIMQQAIDSMAFPGGQVLIAKQGLVIYHKAFGYHTYDKVIPVDTTDIYDLASVTKTTASTLALMKLYDMGLFNPDKTMGEYFPDVAKGKKKNLVMRDVLAHQAGLRAWIPYWSESQKRNGKYRNKTVSRDSSANYPYRISEAGLFMHKDFIQKKIYKMIRKSKVSKDKRYVYSGLTFYLIPELVRRLTGKSFDQFLYDEFYVPMGANTLRFNAGKQFDLDRIVPTEVDTFFRMQILHGVVHDEGAAMMLGVSGNAGLFSRAADVAKVYQMLLNGGQFEGNTYLKESTIQEFTDCQFCEVGNRRGMGFDKPLVEYDANLSSVAKGASEASFGHSGYTGTLVWADPDNDLLFVFLSNRVYPTRNNSKIYQLNVRPDIHNLVYELLRVKQGTYTMGMHW; from the coding sequence ATGAGCGTAAGATGTAGTTTGTGGTTATCCATGCTCTTTATAGCAATTCAAGTTCAGGGACAGGACGATCCAGTTTTTATAACTCAAAAACAGGTAGTAAGGGGCATCAATCGAGCAGGGGATGGACTCCGATCAGGTCGACCAGATGTGTTTGAGATAGATGCGAAGAAGTTAAATGACGGAATCGATCGGATTATGCAACAAGCCATTGATTCGATGGCTTTTCCTGGTGGACAGGTACTGATCGCGAAGCAGGGGCTCGTGATCTATCACAAAGCATTTGGCTATCATACTTATGATAAGGTGATTCCTGTCGATACCACTGATATCTACGACTTGGCTTCCGTCACCAAAACCACTGCATCCACTTTAGCGCTAATGAAGCTCTATGATATGGGCTTGTTCAACCCTGATAAAACGATGGGTGAATACTTTCCTGATGTTGCCAAGGGCAAGAAGAAAAACCTTGTAATGCGTGATGTACTGGCGCATCAAGCCGGTTTGAGGGCATGGATTCCCTATTGGTCCGAGTCTCAAAAGCGAAACGGCAAGTATCGAAATAAGACAGTGAGCCGAGATTCATCGGCTAACTACCCTTACAGAATTTCTGAAGCAGGGCTTTTCATGCACAAAGACTTTATTCAAAAGAAGATCTATAAAATGATCAGAAAGTCGAAGGTGAGTAAAGACAAGCGATATGTTTACTCTGGTCTAACTTTCTATCTCATTCCAGAACTGGTAAGGCGATTAACTGGAAAGTCCTTTGATCAATTCCTTTATGACGAGTTCTACGTGCCAATGGGGGCTAATACGCTTCGCTTTAATGCAGGTAAGCAGTTCGACTTAGATAGAATTGTACCCACGGAGGTAGATACTTTTTTCAGGATGCAGATATTACATGGTGTTGTGCATGATGAAGGTGCTGCAATGATGCTTGGAGTTTCGGGTAATGCTGGATTGTTTAGCCGTGCAGCAGACGTGGCTAAAGTATATCAAATGCTGCTCAATGGCGGCCAGTTCGAAGGTAATACCTATTTAAAAGAAAGCACTATTCAGGAGTTCACGGATTGTCAGTTTTGTGAAGTTGGTAATAGAAGGGGGATGGGGTTTGACAAGCCCTTGGTGGAATATGATGCCAACCTGAGCAGTGTCGCCAAAGGTGCCAGCGAAGCAAGCTTTGGGCACTCTGGCTATACCGGCACTCTGGTATGGGCCGATCCTGATAATGATTTACTCTTTGTCTTTCTGTCTAATAGAGTTTACCCCACAAGAAACAATAGTAAAATCTACCAACTCAATGTGCGTCCCGACATTCATAATTTGGTATATGAGTTGTTAAGGGTTAAACAAGGAACCTATACGATGGGGATGCATTGGTGA
- the dprA gene encoding DNA-processing protein DprA yields the protein MEQRYQVALSLISGIGPVLSKQLINHFGSAQEIFKASKGRVSKVNGFGVKLSSLLSDEEKLLRQADQLIEKSYRQNIAIHCLKDDSYPKRLLQIPDAPLVLYTKGKVDLNPNKSVGIVGTRKATKYGLATTESIVADAESNRPTVISGLAYGIDVRAHEAALEESLPTIAVLACGLQTVYPAGNRETANKMLDAGGLISEYPIGTKADPRYFPARNRIIAGLSDALIVVEAAKKGGALITGNIAHSYERPVFAVPGQLDKSNSEGCNQLIRNYKASIYTGFRDVVEALNWDREKEQKVQMITAKLEKLTGLEKKVVDTLLANGQQMKLDDLSWQSQIPLNQLASILLQLEFEGIIKPLPGKEYRLG from the coding sequence ATGGAGCAGCGTTACCAAGTGGCGCTCTCGCTTATCTCTGGTATAGGCCCTGTTCTATCCAAACAACTTATTAATCATTTCGGTAGCGCACAAGAGATCTTTAAGGCATCAAAAGGAAGAGTTTCTAAGGTAAACGGTTTCGGAGTAAAACTGTCCTCCCTACTGTCTGATGAAGAAAAGCTACTTCGACAGGCTGATCAACTCATTGAAAAGTCGTACAGACAAAACATTGCCATTCACTGCTTGAAAGATGACAGCTACCCAAAAAGACTCCTTCAAATACCCGATGCACCTTTAGTGCTTTACACCAAAGGGAAAGTAGACTTAAACCCCAATAAATCAGTCGGTATTGTGGGTACTCGAAAAGCAACTAAATATGGCCTGGCCACTACCGAAAGCATTGTCGCTGATGCTGAATCCAACCGACCAACGGTTATCTCCGGCTTGGCTTATGGAATAGATGTTAGAGCCCATGAGGCCGCTTTAGAAGAAAGCCTACCGACCATAGCAGTCTTAGCCTGCGGGCTGCAAACAGTTTACCCTGCGGGCAACAGGGAAACTGCGAATAAGATGCTTGATGCCGGAGGATTAATCAGCGAGTATCCGATCGGCACGAAGGCTGACCCAAGATATTTCCCAGCTCGCAACAGGATCATTGCTGGTTTATCTGATGCACTAATCGTGGTGGAAGCTGCCAAGAAAGGAGGTGCTCTGATAACGGGTAATATTGCTCATAGTTATGAGAGGCCGGTGTTTGCTGTACCTGGGCAACTAGATAAATCTAATTCCGAGGGATGCAACCAGCTTATTAGGAACTATAAAGCATCTATCTATACAGGTTTTCGAGATGTTGTGGAGGCATTGAACTGGGATAGGGAAAAAGAACAAAAAGTTCAAATGATCACTGCCAAACTCGAGAAGCTTACAGGGCTTGAGAAGAAGGTGGTTGATACCTTACTAGCGAATGGCCAACAGATGAAGCTTGATGACCTGAGTTGGCAAAGTCAGATCCCCTTGAACCAATTGGCATCTATCCTGTTACAACTAGAATTTGAGGGAATTATCAAACCTCTACCGGGTAAGGAGTATAGATTGGGATAG
- a CDS encoding MerR family transcriptional regulator yields MPYKEKPIVKKYFTIGEVAKELGVATSLIRFWETQFDFIRPKKNSKGNRKFTQDDLKKLKLVYHLVKEKGYTLHGAQDHIKNSKDSIDDKAELVESLQKVRSFLEEMKNNLP; encoded by the coding sequence ATGCCGTACAAAGAGAAGCCTATTGTCAAAAAATATTTCACCATAGGTGAAGTAGCAAAAGAGCTTGGCGTGGCTACTTCTCTGATTCGTTTTTGGGAAACCCAGTTTGATTTCATTCGCCCCAAAAAGAACTCAAAAGGCAACCGCAAATTCACGCAAGACGATCTTAAAAAACTGAAGTTGGTTTACCACCTGGTAAAAGAAAAAGGGTATACCCTGCATGGTGCCCAAGACCATATCAAAAACAGTAAGGATAGCATTGATGATAAAGCGGAATTGGTAGAATCTCTCCAAAAGGTCCGTTCTTTCCTTGAAGAGATGAAAAACAATCTTCCTTAA
- a CDS encoding M23 family metallopeptidase, which produces MSKIKYYYDTETCKYERVKVKKSDIIINALGFTSLAVVLAIGIIVVLSRYFESPKEMALIKENEELKLYYDLMQEQLTGMDNMLGVLQEKDDHVYRTVFEAEPIASTVREAGSGGVLKYRNLLESDLDNKDLVVGTLERIDRVKKKMYIQTKSYDEILDLARNKEAYYAAMPAIQPVSNEELRRLSSGFGRRMDPILKVRKMHYGTDFSAERGTPIYATADGTVSRTRKDLTGLGNHVKIDHGFGFETLYGHMVRYIVKKGQKVKRGDIIGYVGNSGKSTAPHLHYEVHVNGKAVNPVYYFYKDLDANEFEEILRLSSIENQSLGSYSNR; this is translated from the coding sequence ATGTCTAAAATAAAATATTACTACGATACCGAGACCTGTAAATACGAACGGGTAAAGGTTAAAAAAAGCGATATAATCATCAATGCATTGGGTTTTACGTCCCTCGCTGTGGTGCTCGCCATAGGCATTATTGTAGTACTCTCTAGGTACTTCGAATCTCCTAAAGAAATGGCCCTTATCAAGGAAAATGAGGAGCTTAAACTGTATTATGATCTAATGCAGGAACAGTTGACGGGCATGGACAACATGCTTGGGGTCTTGCAAGAAAAGGACGATCACGTTTACCGAACTGTTTTTGAAGCTGAGCCGATCGCTAGTACAGTGAGAGAAGCAGGATCCGGAGGCGTTCTTAAATACAGGAACCTGCTGGAAAGTGACTTAGACAATAAAGACTTGGTTGTCGGTACCTTGGAAAGGATAGACAGGGTTAAGAAAAAGATGTACATCCAGACCAAGTCTTATGACGAGATTCTTGATCTGGCTCGAAACAAAGAAGCCTATTATGCGGCAATGCCCGCCATTCAACCCGTTTCAAACGAAGAGCTAAGAAGACTTTCTTCTGGTTTTGGTAGAAGAATGGACCCTATTCTAAAGGTGAGAAAGATGCACTACGGCACAGACTTCTCCGCTGAACGAGGTACTCCTATCTATGCCACGGCAGATGGCACTGTGTCCAGAACAAGAAAAGACCTTACAGGGCTCGGAAATCACGTGAAGATTGACCACGGCTTTGGTTTTGAAACCTTATATGGTCATATGGTCCGTTACATTGTCAAAAAAGGACAAAAAGTAAAACGTGGCGATATTATTGGCTACGTTGGTAACTCAGGAAAGTCTACTGCTCCACACCTCCATTATGAGGTTCATGTGAACGGTAAAGCAGTGAACCCTGTGTATTATTTCTACAAGGATTTGGATGCCAATGAGTTTGAAGAAATACTGAGACTTTCTTCTATCGAAAACCAGTCGCTCGGTTCTTATTCTAATCGATAA
- the alaS gene encoding alanine--tRNA ligase, producing MQSREIRSKFIEFFEKKQHKYVPSAPMVLKNDPTLMFTNAGMNQFKDLFLGNAKADYTRAVNSQKCLRVSGKHNDLEEVGIDTYHHTMFEMLGNWSFGDYFKKDAISWAWELLTEVYGLPKDRLYVTVFEGDKADNLAFDQEAYDYWKAFIDESRILNGDKKDNFWEMGDTGPCGPCSEIHIDLRSEEEIAKVPGKDLVNMDHPQVVEVWNLVFMQFDRKADGHLDNLPAQHIDTGMGFERLAMALQGKLSNYDTDIFMPLIDHLSAKAGVKYGVKEETDIALRVIVDHIRAISFAIADDQLPSNNKAGYVIRRILRRAVRYGYTFLNLKEPFMYELVEVLAGQYKGFFDELESQKDLIAKVIREEESSFLRTLENGLKRLDQIKQRLEESGTKTIDGQEVFELYDTFGFPLDLTALIARENSLTIDEAGFTAAMETQKQRSKADAVSEKGDWIEVHGEDSVEFVGYDQEESEAKIIKYREIKEKKGKVFQVVLNKTPFYGESGGQIGDTGVLTNDAETVKVINTLKENDLIVHYTDKIPSNPQATFKAVINSDRRTLIRSNHSATHLLHAALRDTLGTHVQQKGSLVSDNVLRFDFSHFSKVEDEQIEEIERIVNDHIRKNIALDEKRNVPIADAKALGAMALFGEKYGDHVRVITFDPEYSVELCGGTHVTATGDIGMFKIVSESAVAAGVRRIEAYTGPKAFAFVQKQEKELNEVKELLKNPKEVTKAISSLIDDQKRLTKIIEGLHAKQSGLIKQDLLSQVVEGNGFNYLVTKVLLPNGDVLKKLSFELKNEVDNLVAVLAADVDGKPQIAVVIDEKLVADKGLNAGQMVRELAKEIKGGGGGQPFFATAGGKDLFGLDRVAEKANEMIAAL from the coding sequence ATGCAGTCGAGAGAGATAAGGTCGAAGTTCATCGAATTCTTCGAAAAGAAGCAACACAAGTACGTGCCATCAGCCCCTATGGTGCTGAAAAATGATCCGACATTGATGTTTACCAATGCTGGTATGAACCAGTTTAAAGACCTCTTTCTGGGGAATGCTAAGGCTGATTATACGCGTGCAGTGAATAGTCAAAAGTGTCTGCGGGTTTCTGGTAAACACAATGACTTGGAAGAAGTAGGTATTGATACCTACCACCATACCATGTTTGAAATGCTCGGTAATTGGTCTTTTGGTGATTATTTCAAGAAAGATGCGATCAGTTGGGCCTGGGAGTTGCTAACGGAGGTTTATGGATTACCAAAAGATCGACTTTATGTAACGGTTTTCGAAGGAGATAAGGCCGATAACCTGGCTTTTGATCAGGAGGCTTATGATTACTGGAAAGCGTTTATCGATGAATCACGCATCCTCAATGGAGATAAAAAGGATAATTTCTGGGAAATGGGCGATACGGGACCGTGTGGGCCATGTTCAGAAATACACATTGACCTGCGTTCTGAAGAAGAAATCGCAAAAGTGCCAGGTAAGGATCTTGTCAATATGGATCATCCTCAGGTGGTTGAAGTTTGGAACCTTGTATTTATGCAATTCGATCGTAAAGCCGATGGTCATTTGGATAACCTTCCGGCTCAGCATATCGATACAGGAATGGGTTTTGAGCGTTTGGCGATGGCTTTACAAGGAAAGCTATCTAATTACGATACAGACATCTTTATGCCATTAATCGATCACCTATCTGCTAAAGCAGGAGTGAAGTATGGTGTAAAGGAAGAAACAGATATTGCGCTTCGCGTGATTGTTGATCATATCAGAGCGATCTCTTTTGCTATAGCAGACGATCAGTTGCCATCGAATAATAAAGCTGGTTATGTGATCAGGCGAATTCTAAGAAGAGCTGTGCGCTATGGCTATACTTTCCTCAACTTGAAAGAGCCTTTTATGTACGAACTGGTCGAGGTATTAGCCGGTCAATACAAGGGATTCTTTGATGAGTTAGAAAGTCAAAAAGACCTGATTGCTAAAGTGATTCGTGAGGAAGAATCCTCATTCCTAAGAACTTTAGAGAATGGACTGAAGCGACTCGATCAAATAAAACAAAGACTTGAAGAAAGTGGCACTAAAACCATTGATGGTCAGGAAGTTTTCGAACTTTATGACACTTTTGGTTTTCCATTGGATCTTACTGCATTGATCGCCCGTGAGAACAGTTTGACGATTGATGAGGCTGGCTTTACGGCTGCTATGGAAACCCAAAAGCAACGCTCTAAGGCTGATGCCGTTTCAGAGAAGGGTGATTGGATTGAAGTGCATGGAGAAGATTCGGTAGAATTTGTTGGTTATGATCAGGAAGAATCAGAGGCTAAGATCATCAAATACCGTGAAATCAAAGAGAAGAAAGGCAAAGTCTTTCAAGTGGTTTTAAACAAAACTCCTTTCTATGGAGAGAGTGGTGGACAGATAGGCGATACTGGAGTATTGACCAATGATGCTGAAACGGTGAAAGTGATCAACACATTGAAGGAGAATGACCTGATCGTTCATTACACGGATAAAATACCAAGCAATCCACAAGCGACTTTCAAAGCAGTTATCAATAGCGATAGAAGAACACTGATCAGAAGTAACCACAGTGCAACGCATTTACTACATGCAGCGCTGAGAGATACATTGGGCACACATGTTCAGCAGAAAGGTTCCTTGGTGTCTGATAATGTCCTCAGGTTTGACTTTTCGCACTTCTCAAAAGTAGAAGATGAGCAGATAGAAGAAATCGAGCGCATTGTGAATGACCATATTCGCAAAAACATTGCTCTGGATGAAAAGAGAAATGTCCCGATCGCTGATGCAAAGGCTTTAGGTGCAATGGCGCTCTTTGGAGAAAAGTATGGAGATCATGTTCGTGTGATCACTTTTGACCCTGAGTACTCTGTTGAGCTCTGTGGAGGAACGCATGTTACGGCCACCGGAGATATTGGAATGTTCAAGATAGTTTCAGAAAGCGCTGTTGCTGCAGGTGTGAGAAGGATAGAGGCTTATACAGGCCCGAAAGCCTTCGCTTTTGTTCAGAAACAAGAGAAGGAATTGAATGAGGTGAAGGAGCTTCTAAAGAATCCTAAAGAAGTAACTAAAGCCATATCAAGCCTTATTGATGATCAGAAGCGATTGACTAAAATCATTGAAGGACTTCATGCCAAGCAGTCTGGCTTGATCAAGCAAGATCTATTGAGTCAAGTGGTTGAAGGAAATGGGTTTAATTACCTGGTTACTAAAGTTTTATTGCCTAATGGTGATGTGCTAAAAAAGCTATCCTTTGAGCTTAAAAATGAAGTAGATAACCTTGTTGCAGTATTGGCTGCTGACGTTGATGGTAAGCCTCAGATAGCCGTGGTAATCGATGAAAAGCTCGTTGCGGATAAAGGGCTCAACGCTGGTCAGATGGTTCGCGAACTGGCTAAGGAGATCAAAGGTGGAGGTGGTGGACAGCCATTCTTTGCTACCGCTGGTGGTAAAGATCTTTTCGGTTTGGATAGAGTAGCCGAGAAGGCCAATGAAATGATTGCTGCTTTGTGA